Within the Echinicola sp. 20G genome, the region ATTAAACCGACAGGAAATTAGCAGTCATTTGGGTCACAAAACTATCTGTTAAAATTCATTTTTCTGCCCTTTGGATGGAATAAAACTCAATCGCAACAAAAAAGATTCAGATTCAAAAATATTAAAATCAACATCGCAAAAAAGTGAATCGGCTTTTAAATTCAAATATTCTTTATGTGTTACATGCTCTATGTCCTAATTAAATGGATAGCACGTAGCATTTCCGATCAAAAAAGGAGCTTATGATGAAAAAAAGCTCATTAAAAATATTATATGATCAAAATGCTACTTTTTTTCCGAAAAAAAATTTATTACATTTGTACCGTATTAAGTCGTTTACGAGAGGGGACACAACGTCCCCTCTTTCATTATAGGTAAGTGTAGTATGAGTTTGAAGCAGACCATCGAGGAGATTGTAACGAAGCATTTGCCCGATGATTCTCATTTTGTGGTAGATGTCCTCATCAATGAGAAAGGCCCTAAGCAAAAAGTCAGCATTCTTATTGATGCAGATGGAGGTTTAAATATCGACACCTGCGCTACAGTCAGCAGAGCTGTAGGCGAAGAATTAGAAGCCAAAGAAATAATAGAAAAAGCCTATGTGCTTGAAGTTTCTTCACCAGGACTGGACCACCCACTTACTGGCAGGAGACAATATCAAAAAAACATAGGGAGGAATCTCATGGTCACCATGGAAAACGGTGACAAAATGGAAGGAAAGCTCTTGAGCGTAGACCAATCGGCCATCAACCTTTTGGTAAAACAAAAAGAAAAAGGCAAAAAAGCTGTTGAAGTAGAAGCAACAATAGCTTTGGAGCAAATTAAGAAATCAATTGTATTAGTCTCTTTTAAATAAAAAAAATGGATGCTAAAGTTCTGATAGAATCGTTTGCAGAATTTGCAAGATCAAAAAATGTGGATCGTCCTACCATGATCCGCATCTTGGAAGATGTGTTTAGAGCAATGATTCGTAAAAAGTACGAAACAGATGAGAATTTCGATGTAATCATCAACGCAGACAAAGGTGACCTTGAGATTTGGAGGATCAGGGAAATTGTTGACGACAACTCGGAAGACATCTGGGATCATGACAAAATCAGCCTATCCGAAGCCAGAAAAATCGAACCTGATTTTGAAATTGGCGAAGAGACTTACGAAAGAATCGAATTGGAGGACTTTGGAAGAAGAGCCGTGATGATGGCAAGACAGACTTTGATTCAAAAGATCAAGGATTTGGAAAAAGACTTGCTTTTCCAACAATACGAGGAGTTGGTAGGTGAAATCATCACTGCTGAAGTTTACCAAATCTTAGGTAGAGAAATGCTTTTAATGGACGGTGAAGGCAATGAGCTAATCCTTCCAAAAGGAGAACAAATCCCTAAGGACCGTTTCCGAAAAGGAGATACCGTAAAATCCATCGTCCACAAAGTGGAAATGGTGAACGGCAACCCACGTATCATTCTTTCAAGAACTTCTCCAATTTTCTTGGAGAGATTGTTTGAGAATGAAGTACCGGAAGTTTATGACGGATTGATCACTATTAAGAAAATCGTCAGAGAGCCAGGAGAAAGAGCTAAGGTAGCTGTAGAATCTTATGATGATCGTATTGATCCGGTAGGTGCATGTGTGGGCATGAAAGGAAGTAGAATTCATGCGGTAGTTCGTGAACTTCAAAACGAGAACATTGATGTCATTAACTACACTGATAACTTGGAACTGTATGTTTCGAGAGCCCTAAGTCCAGCCAAGGTCAGCTCGATTTCAGCCAATGAAGAAGAAAAGAGACTTTCTGTCTTTTTAAAGCCTGATCAAGTATCTTTGGCCATCGGAAAAGGAGGGTATAATATCAGATTGGCCAGCCGTTTGGTGGGCTATGAAATAGATGTCTTCAGAGAACTTTCTGATTACGAGGAAGAAGAAGATGTCGATCTATCCGAATTTTCTGACGAAATTGAGGGTTGGATTATTGAAGAGTTGAAGAAAACAGGTCTGGACACTGCAAAAAGCGTATTAGCATTGTCTACAGAAGACCTAACCAGAAGAACTGAGCTCGAAGAAGAAACTATCGAGGAGATCTTCAGAATATTAAAACAGGAATTTGAACAGTAAATCATTTGCCCTGATGGGATAACATTAGTGGCATATTTACATCAATAAAAAATTAGCAAGAGGTTTTAGCGTATGTCAGAAGAAAAAATGATGCGATTAGGCCAGGTAGCCAGAAAGCTCAATGTGGGGATTTCCACAATTGTTGAGTCTATGGCCAAGAAAGGCTTTGATGTAGAGAGCAACCCTAACTCCAAGATCAGCCAAGATCAGTTTAACATGTTGGCTAAGGAGTTTAAGTCCTCTGCACAGGAAAAGGAGGAAGCGTCCCACCTTTCCATTGGTAAACGTCACAATGAAAACTTTACCATCAAAGCAGAATCTGAATCTGTGCCTGAAGAAGCAAAAAAAGAAGAACCAAGCCAGCCAGTAGCACCTGCTCCTAAGCAAGAAGAGAAGCAGCAACCTACACCTGCGGAAACTCCTAAAAAGGAAGAGGATAGCAAAGTCACTTCCGAAGCGGAGAAGCTTCCAGGCATTAAGGTATTGGGTAAAATTGACCTAACTGGTCAAAACAAGGGCAAAAAAGAAGAGCCCAAAAAAGAAGAAAAACCAAAAGCGGCTCAGGAAACTCCTAAGCCAGCCGAAAAACCAGCAGAAGCTCCAAAAGCTGAAAAGCCAGCGGAAAAAGCTCCTCCTGCAGTAGAAAAACCTCAGGAAAAGACTCCTGAAAAACCAAAAGAAACCCCTAAGGCTGAGAAGCCTGAGCAAAAAGAAGACGCTAAAACTACATCTAAAGCTGAACCTGAGAAGGCTCAGACATCTGACGCATCAAAAGTACAAAAGCCGCAAGCTGAGAAGCCCGCAGCAACACCTTCTAATAAACCAGAAGAAAAAACCTCTCCATCAGTAGAGCCTAAAGCGGAAGCTAAAAAGGACTCTTCTGATTCAGTAATCTCTGCTAAAGCTGACGCGCTAAAAGGCCTAACTGTACTAGGGAAAATCGAACTCCCTAAAGATAAGCCGAAGAAAAAAGCAAAACCTGTAGCCTCCTCCGATGAGCGAGGAAAAGATAAAAAGAAACGCCCTCGTAAGCGTATCGATAAGCCAGGAACAGGTGGTCCCGGTGCAGGTCAAGGCAATCGACCTGGAGGTAATGCAGGTGGCCCTCAGGGTAACCGAAACCAACAGGGTGGCGGTAACCGAAACCAGCAAGGTGGACGTAAAAGACCTGGAGGCAACCAACAAAAAGGAGGAGGTAACCGATTCCAAAAAGTGGAGCCTACCCAAAAGGAAATTCAAGACCAAATCAAACAAACTCTTGCCCGTCTTCAAGGCGGTGGTAAGTCTGGAGGAGGTAAGAGCAAGAGCAGAAGAGACAAGCGTTCTGAAAGAACCAAAGATCACAATGTAGAAGGACAGGAAGAAAGCAAAGTACTAAAAGTAACTGAGTTTATCTCTGCAAATGACTTGGCTTCTTTATTGGATGTTTCTGTAAACGAGATCATCTCAGTTTGTATGTCATTGGGTATGTTTGTTTCTATCAACCAACGACTGGATGCTGAAGCAATTACCATTATCGCAGATGAATTTGGCTATGAAGTCGAATTTACCAAAGCAGATGAAGAAGAGGATGAAGTAGAAGAAGTGGACCGCCCGGAAGATTTGGAACCGAGAGCTCCTATCGTTACCATCATGGGACACGTCGATCATGGTAAAACTTCCTTGCTAGATTACATCAGAAGCTCTAAAGTAACCAGTGGTGAAGCAGGTGGTATTACCCAGCACATTGGTGCATATGATGTAAAAACCGACAATGGCGAAAAAATCGCTTTCTTGGATACTCCAGGTCACGAAGCTTTTACAGCCATGAGGGCACGTGGTGCAAAAATCACGGACGTGGCCATCATCGTAATCGCGGCTGATGACAGCATCATGCCTCAGACTAAAGAAGCCATCAACCACGCTCAGGTAGCTGGTGTACCGATGATATTTGCTATCAACAAAGTAGATAAGCCAAATGCCAACCCTCATAAAATCAAAGAGGAATTGGCGAATATGAACTTATTGGTGGAAGAATGGGGTGGTAAATACCAGTCTCAAGAAATCTCTGCCAAGACAGGTCAAGGAATTGATGAATTGCTAGAAAAAGTATTGCTAGAAGCCGAAATCCTTGAACTTACTGCCAATCCAAACAGAAATGCAGTGGGTACCGTAGTGGAAGCCTCTCTGGATAAAGGACGTGGATATGTATCCACTGTAATGGTCCAAGCTGGTACTTTGAAAATTGGTGACATCATGCTAGCCGGCCAACACTACGGTAGGGTGAAAGCGATGTTTGACCATACTGGCAAGAAAGTGAAGGAAGCTGAACCATCTACTCCTGTCCAAGTATTGGGCTTGAGCGGAGCTCCTCAGGCAGGTGACATCTTGAAGGTATACGACACTGAACGTGAAGCTAGAGAAATCGCCAACTCTAGAGAGCAGATCAATAGAGAACAAAGTATGCGTACCAAGAAACATATTACTTTGGACGAAATTGGTAGACGTTTGGCTATCGGAAGCTTTAAAGAACTTAACATCATTATCAAAGGTGATGTGGATGGTTCTGTGGAAGCCTTGTCTGATTCCTTACTGAAACTTTCCAAAGATGAGGTAAGCGTTAACATTATCCACAAAGGTGTTGGTCAGATCTCTGAATCTGATGTCCTTCTTGCTTCTGCATCGGACGCCATTATCTTAGGATTCCAGGTGAGACCTTCTACCAGTGCCAAGAAGTTGGCAGAACAGGAAGAAATCGAAATCAGACATTACTCTATCATCTACGATGCCATTAACCAAATCAAGGATGCCATCGAAGGTATGCTAGAACCTGAATTCGAAGAGGTGATTACAGGTAACATCCAAGTGAGAGAAGTCTTCAAGATTTCTAAAGTTGGAACCGTTGCTGGTTGTTATGTAACCGACGGATATGTAACCAGAAAGAATAAGATCAGAATTATCCGTGATGGTATCGTTATTCATGATGGAGAAATTGATCAGTTGAAGCGTTTCAAAGATGATGTAGCAGAAGTGAAAGCCGGTTATGAATGTGGTATTTCCATCAAAGGATACAATGATATCAAACTGGAAGACACTATCGAAGGATACGAAATGCGTGAAATCAAAAGAAAAAAATAATTCAACTAAATACACACGCTTAAAGTCAAAAGGACAGTTTTCTAACTGTCCTTTTTCTTTTTCATTAACATAATCTTATTTAGCATAATAGAATAAAATTCAATCATGGGTATTGCTCTCGTATTGCTATTAAAAACCTTTTGTTACGCTTCCATTATCAGTATTCTGGTGGGTTTTATCAGGCCTGTTTATGTCCTTTGGTTTATGGACAGGTGTAATAGATTAAGCGTTCTCAAAGTCTACGGAGCATTGACATTATTATTTTTCATACTATATGAAGTCCTTAGTCGCCTCTTACTTTAAAAATATCCCTTAAGGATTGATCTTCTTCAACTCTTCCTCATGAATCCTAAAATCATTATCCCCAAACAACACCAAATAAATTTTTCTGATAGATTTTAATTCAGGCATAATTGCCATGATTGATGAAAAGGCAACTTTAGCTGCTTCCTCCACAGGATAGCCAAAGACCCCAGTTGATATAGCAGGGAAAGCAATAGAAGTCATTTGATAATCATCCGCCAGCTTCAACGCCTCCCGGTAGCAATTACCAAGAAATTTGGCTTCAGGTTTATCCTTTCCATAGACGGGACCAAGGCAATGAATTACATATTTGTTAGGCAGTCTAAATCCTTCTGTGATCACCGCCTCTCCTGGTTGTATGGGGCCAAGTGGAACAGCAGCTCGCTCGATATCTGGCCCTGCAGCTTTGTGGATTGCCCCGGCCACACCTCCACCAGTCCTAAGTTGCGCATTGGCGGCATTGACAATCACATCAACATCGGATTGTTTGGTAATATCTCCCTTCCGATTGATTAGTTCAATATGATTGATTAACCTAGCCATCAAAAAACGTTAAACTCAACTAAATTTAACCTAAAAAAGGAGCATAATCAACCACCAGACTAGCCCACCCGCTTACACTTATAAACCTTTGGTGAATCATCCAAAGTGGTCACTGCAAACAGATATTCATCTCCTCCGTCCTGAAGTTTAAATTTTTTCTTGATCATATCCGGCTTCAAGGGATGGTTCCTAACCAAAACATTTACTTTTCCAGAGGGAAATGTCTTTTTGATCTGCTTTTTATCAAGCTTTTGCTCTTCTAGAATTTCAAATACCCTTCCTTGAACAGGAGCAATCAGCTTGTCAGAAGTGTAGACATGAGTATTGGGATGCAATTTCTTCAATCCATATTGCTGAGAAAAAGATTTAAATGCACCGGCCTTTAAAATAGCCGCAGACGGAAGTACCAAATATTTCTCAGGGAAACCAAAAGTTGCCTGAGAAAGTGTTTCTTCCTCGTATGAAAATTCAAAAAACTCATCGAGTTCTTCTGATAAGTTCCAGCAGCTCACCCTTGGCGAACCTACTTCAGCGTCTCTATCCCAAATCAATAAAATCTCTTTTACCTCATTCTTGACAGCGACGACATGAAGATGGCTAACTGCTGGTATTTCGCGTAAAGCTTCTTTGATGTCCAACATAGGCGAAGCCTTTACCATAATATGGCTAGCCTTCCTTGTCATCATTTCCCAGTGAGTGATTATATCTGGCTCACAATCCGCTAACTTGTATAACTTCTGATTATGCCCTCCTCTTCTGGCCGGATCCACAAAAATCCAATCAAAAGAGCTTTCCGTTTGTCTCAAATAGTCGATTGAATCCCCAGACCGGACTTCATATTTAACTTTATTCTCACTAAGCTGGGAAAAATTCATGGCAGCAATTTCTGCCAACTTCTCCTGTCGCTCCAGATAAAGGACCTTATCGAAATGAGCCCCTAAAAAAAAAGTATCTACCCCAAAACCACCGGTTAAATCCACTAAACTTGCTCCCCTTGCCAATCGGCTTTTAAATTTTGCTGTCAATTCAGAAGAACATTGCTCCAAGGAGATTGATGGAGGAAAAATAACATTGGGATTAGCCACCCAAGAAGGCAACTTCAACTGCGCTTTCTTTCGGGCAGAAATTTGTTGGACGGCTTCCTTGACATCCAAGGAAGTATTTTGATGGTGCTTTAAAAGCAATTGTGCAGGATCTTCAAAGAGATGATCCTGCACAAATTGAAATAATAATGGAGTATATATTTTGGAAGCTTCCAAATTTAGACCAAGCTATGCTCTACTAAGTACTCAGCAATTTGAACTGCATTGGTAGCTGCTCCTTTTCTAAGGTTATCTGCCACAATCCACATGTTCAAAGTATTTGGCTGAGACTCATCCCTTCTCAATCTACCCACAAAAACCTCATCACGCTTGTGTGCGTTCATTGGCATTGGGTAAACATTATTGGCCACATCATCCTCCACAATTACACCAGGTGTAGCTGACAATAATTGCTTCACTTCAGCTATATCAAAATCTTCTTTGAATTCCACATTCACTGACTCTGAGTGACCACCCATTACAGGAATCCTAACGGTAGTAGCAGTCACCTGAATGGATTGATCATCAAAAATCTTTTTGGTCTCATTGATCATCTTCATTTCCTCTTTGGTGTATCCATTTTCTTGGAATACATCAATATGAGGCAAAACATTCAAGTCAATTTTATGAGGATATGCTTTTTCTCCGTCTTTTCCTTCCCGCTCATCCATCAACTGGTTTACGGCTTTTAGGCCGCTTCCTGTAACCGATTGGTAAGTGGATACAACCACTCTCTTAATTCCATATCGCTCACGCAATGGCGCCAAAGCCAAAACCATTTGGATGGTGGAACAGTTTGGATTTGCTATGATCCGGTCATCAATCTTCAGAGATTTAGCGTTGATCTCAGGAACAACCAGCTTTTTGGTAGGGTCCATTCTCCAAGCAGAAGAATTATCCACTACAATAGTCCCTGCCTCAGCAAATTTCGGAGCCCATTCTTTGGACGTGTCTCCACCTGCAGAGAAAATGGCTACATCTGGCTTTTCTGCCACTGCCTGTGCCAGGCCTATCACTGTGTATTCCTTATCCTTGAAAGTAATCTTCTTTCCCGCAGACCTTTCACTGGCCACTAAAAGCAATTCATCAAAAGGGAAATTGTGCTCCGCTAGCACCTCAAGAATCTCTGAGCCAACTAAACCAGTCGCTCCTACAACAGCTAATTTCATCGTTGAAAACTTTCTATTAATTGATTTTTATAGTATTTTAAATTTTTCAGCTTGGTTTTTTTTGAAAGATGGCTCCTATTAATAAGGGAGTTAAAAATTTCATGGATTCAATTTTTATCTGCTGCTTATTTTGGATTTGCTGATCTATATAATTAGTCTTCCCAATTAAGCCGCCCAAAATTTTTAGGTATGAAATCTTACTGTTTTAACTCACCTACTTCTTTTTTTATGGGTTTGGGAATGCTACTTTTTGCATCCTTCCAAACCTCCCAAAAAGTAGCATCATCGCCCTTCTATTTTTCAAACCAGAGGCCTTCAAATTTTAGTGCCGCAAGTTACGGAAAATCATCCACTAACGAAGTAGAAAATCTTAAAATATGTACTGAACCCAAAAGATTAGATAAAATTTTAGGTAAAAGACCGTCAGTGGAAACACCAAACAACCTGATTCACCACACAAAGACCTCAATCCCTGTCCTATTTGAATTTATTGGTAGGCATTTGAAATCCCAAAGTTCAAGGATAGAATCCAAGGGTCAATTCAATTCACCTGATATCAATCCTGACACGATCCCCTCCAAAATCGTCCATATTAATCGCATAAGTAAAAACTCCATCATAGTTACCTTTGACAAACCCTTAGATCCGGTTTTCGCAATTATTCCAAACTTTTACAACATTGACGGCAGGACACCATTTGAAGTGACTTGGACCAATTCATCCTTTCAAGTGATTTTGAATTTTGAAACTCCAATTGACTCTCTGAGTTCTACCCTAAAAGTAAATGGAGTATTGGACTCAAATGGGAATAAAATTATTCGCGAAAGCTTCCCCTTTAAATTAGATCACAAAGCCAATGTTGCTCAAAAAGAGCTGGTCATTAATGAAGTCATGGCAGCACCAAAAAATGGAAGCCCACTGCCCAATGCTGAATACATTGAGATCTATAATACGAGTGACAGAACTATTGAGCTTGGAGGTTTTCTTTTGAAGAACTCCAGTCGTTCGGCTGTGTTTCCAGTTTCCTCGATTTCCCCAGGGGAATATGCTATCATAGTAGACGAAGATGATGCTTCAGCGTTTAGTACCTTCGGAAAAGTGATTGGCCTAAGTACTTGGCCTAGGTTTGTCAACAGTAGTGATCAGGTTATCTTATGCGACCCAAACGACCAAATCATAGACCAGTTAAGTTATAATCAGCAAAGCTATGGCAGCTCCGATAAAGCCAACAATGGCTACAGCCTAGAAGTAGTAAATCCCTTTTCCTCTTGTAATCAGTCCTTACTTTTGAAAGCGTCAGAAGATCCATCAAAAGGAACTCCAGGAAGAGAAAATTCCATATTTGATAATACTCCAGACATGGTCGCTCCTCGCCTGCTAAAAGCACTGGTAGCAGACCCCTCAACAATTATCTTGCAATTCAACGAAAGCTTGAATACCGACCTTTCCAATGTTACTTGGGAATTCAATAAGTCAATAGAACTTAATGAAGTGTTTATTTCTCCAGAGAATAGCACCGAAATCATATTGAAGTTAAAAACCAATTTATCTGAAAAAACGGCCTATCAAATTACAGTAAAAGACCTTTATGACTGCGCTGGCAATTCAATTGATCTATCTTTCAATACGGCCAACTTTCAGATTCCTTCGGAAGCAGAAATAGGAGAGATCATCCTAAACGAAATACTTTTCAATCCCAGAAGCGGCACGCCTAAGTTTGTGGAGATTTATAACCATTCATCAAAATACATTGACTTAGCCAATTGGAAACTAGCCAATGTCTCCCAAGATGGGATTGATAATAGAAAAATTATAGAAGAAAAAACCTTGATTATTGAACCATTTGACTACTTGGTGGTCACAACGGATATCAATCTTCTTCATCAAGAATACCCCAAGGGTGTTATTTCTAAATGGATTGAAATCAATACTCTGCCCAGTTACCCCATTGCTGAAGGGAGTGTTGTTCTCCTAAACCCTGAAGAAAGTCTCCAAGAACGCTTCGACTATTCCGACAAATTTCATCATGAATTGATCCAAAATACAAAAGGAGTTTCTTTGGAGCGTTTCACTCCAGAACATGAAACCAATGCCCCTAAAAACTGGCATTCTGCCGCAAGCACTGAAGGTTTTGCCACACCTGGCTATAAGAACTCACAAAGTTTGGAGCTGAACGATTTAAACCAAGGAATTCAAATTACTCCTAAAGTCTTCCTACCTGATGCAACAGGCGAACAACCTTTTACAACCATAAGCTATAAAATGACAGAACCAGGTTACTTTGGTTCCATTAAAATCTATGGCACAGATGGACAGCTTATCAAAACCATCTGCCAAAATGAAAGCTGGGGAATTGCTGGTTTTTACACTTGGAGTGGCACCAATGAAGCAGGCGTTAAAGTCAGACCAGGATATTATATTGCTTTGGTAGAAATGGTTCACCTTAGCGGCCAAGTGTCAACAATCAAAAAAACAATCGTAGTTGGAAGTAAATTACAGTAAACCTTTTTTAAGAAAATAAGTGCCTCGCCAAGAATCAACGAGGTCACTTCCATTACAAACCTTCATCCTCATCATTATAGATAAATGTATTTGCCTTACCCTTCGCTTTAATATACCCTCTGTACATCCCAGCTGAATTAAAAGGCATGCTAATATTGGCCTCTTTGTCGATGGATATAACGCCTCCACTTCCTTCCATTTTCACCAACTGATCCATGACCACTTCTTTAGCAGCTTCATCCAAAGATTTACCAGCATATCGCATGATTGAGGCAATCTCATGGCCAACGACATTCCTGATGAAAAATTCTCCATGGCCAGTTGCTGAAACCGCACAAGTCGCATTATCGGCATAAGTACCGGCTCCAATTACAGGAACATCACCCACTCTGCCATAGCGTTTATTGGTCATGCCACCAGTGGAAGTAGCAGCAGCCACATTTCCCTCCGAGTCAACAGCCACAGCACCTACAGTTCCATACTTTCTATCATTAAAATATGGGTCTTCCAATTTCATCTCCCGAAGTGAAGAATGGTCCAACTGCTGCTTTTCAGACTCAATGATTTTCATCAATTGTTCATACCTTCGTTCCTCTCTAAAATAACCGGGATCAACTATTTCCAGCCCTTGTTCTTCAGCAAATTGCTCTGCCCCTTTACCCACCATAAAAACATGAGGACTGTTTTGCATCACTTCAAATGCAGCAGTAATTGGATTCTTGACCGTGGTTATCCCCGCAACAGCACCGGCATTCCTCGTCTTTCCATCCATAATCGCTGCATCCATTTCATTTCTGGCATCATGGGTAAAAACAGCCCCCTTACCCGCATTGAAAAGTGGACTATCCTCCATCACCTTGATAGCAGCTATTACAGCATCTACTGACTTCCCTCCCTTTTCTAAAACTTCGTACCCTTGGTTCAAAGCCTCAGTGAGTTTTTCCCGGTAAGCCTGCTCCCTTTCCGGAGTCATATTTTCTCTTCTAATGGTACCCGCTCCCCCATGTATTACCAAAGCAATGGGCTGCTCTTGACTAGCATTTACATTTTGATTTTCTGATTCCTCATTTTCTTCTTTCGCTCCAGAACAAGACAAAAGGAATACAAAAAGCAATACAAACAAACTACCTGTTTTCGTTCTAAGCATAAAATATATTTAAACCATTCAATGGACAATTAACGTATTAAATTAGTAAAGATATTTATATATATCCTTAGCTTTACGAAACACATTTAATTCTGTTGGTGATATTTTTGATTTTAAAAATGACACCTTATTTTAGGGGACTTTTTGAAAGTCAAAAATTTATTTAGCCATCGACACTTAACACCTAATACTATGAGTCAAGAAGAGAAAACATCATATTCCAAAGAAGAACTAAAAGAGTTTGAGGAATTGATCAACAACAAGCTAAGCGTGGCCCGTGAAGAACTTCTCTCTTTAAAAGAGACACTTAGCAAGAAAAATGACAGTGGAACAGACTTCACCGCTTCCACTTCGAAACTATTGGAAGATGGAGCTGATACACTTGAAAGGGAAAGCCTGAGCCAATTGGCGGCAAGACAGCAAAAATTCATCATCAACTTGGAAAATGCTTTAATTAGAATTAAAAATGGCACATATGGTGTATGCGTTGATACGGGTAAGCTAATTGCCAAGGAAAGACTAAAAGCCGTACCCCATACCATGCATTCCATTGAAGCTAAATTAGCTAAAAAGTAAATATTGGAATTTTT harbors:
- the rimP gene encoding ribosome maturation factor RimP, whose amino-acid sequence is MSLKQTIEEIVTKHLPDDSHFVVDVLINEKGPKQKVSILIDADGGLNIDTCATVSRAVGEELEAKEIIEKAYVLEVSSPGLDHPLTGRRQYQKNIGRNLMVTMENGDKMEGKLLSVDQSAINLLVKQKEKGKKAVEVEATIALEQIKKSIVLVSFK
- the nusA gene encoding transcription termination factor NusA; the encoded protein is MDAKVLIESFAEFARSKNVDRPTMIRILEDVFRAMIRKKYETDENFDVIINADKGDLEIWRIREIVDDNSEDIWDHDKISLSEARKIEPDFEIGEETYERIELEDFGRRAVMMARQTLIQKIKDLEKDLLFQQYEELVGEIITAEVYQILGREMLLMDGEGNELILPKGEQIPKDRFRKGDTVKSIVHKVEMVNGNPRIILSRTSPIFLERLFENEVPEVYDGLITIKKIVREPGERAKVAVESYDDRIDPVGACVGMKGSRIHAVVRELQNENIDVINYTDNLELYVSRALSPAKVSSISANEEEKRLSVFLKPDQVSLAIGKGGYNIRLASRLVGYEIDVFRELSDYEEEEDVDLSEFSDEIEGWIIEELKKTGLDTAKSVLALSTEDLTRRTELEEETIEEIFRILKQEFEQ
- the infB gene encoding translation initiation factor IF-2, whose protein sequence is MSEEKMMRLGQVARKLNVGISTIVESMAKKGFDVESNPNSKISQDQFNMLAKEFKSSAQEKEEASHLSIGKRHNENFTIKAESESVPEEAKKEEPSQPVAPAPKQEEKQQPTPAETPKKEEDSKVTSEAEKLPGIKVLGKIDLTGQNKGKKEEPKKEEKPKAAQETPKPAEKPAEAPKAEKPAEKAPPAVEKPQEKTPEKPKETPKAEKPEQKEDAKTTSKAEPEKAQTSDASKVQKPQAEKPAATPSNKPEEKTSPSVEPKAEAKKDSSDSVISAKADALKGLTVLGKIELPKDKPKKKAKPVASSDERGKDKKKRPRKRIDKPGTGGPGAGQGNRPGGNAGGPQGNRNQQGGGNRNQQGGRKRPGGNQQKGGGNRFQKVEPTQKEIQDQIKQTLARLQGGGKSGGGKSKSRRDKRSERTKDHNVEGQEESKVLKVTEFISANDLASLLDVSVNEIISVCMSLGMFVSINQRLDAEAITIIADEFGYEVEFTKADEEEDEVEEVDRPEDLEPRAPIVTIMGHVDHGKTSLLDYIRSSKVTSGEAGGITQHIGAYDVKTDNGEKIAFLDTPGHEAFTAMRARGAKITDVAIIVIAADDSIMPQTKEAINHAQVAGVPMIFAINKVDKPNANPHKIKEELANMNLLVEEWGGKYQSQEISAKTGQGIDELLEKVLLEAEILELTANPNRNAVGTVVEASLDKGRGYVSTVMVQAGTLKIGDIMLAGQHYGRVKAMFDHTGKKVKEAEPSTPVQVLGLSGAPQAGDILKVYDTEREAREIANSREQINREQSMRTKKHITLDEIGRRLAIGSFKELNIIIKGDVDGSVEALSDSLLKLSKDEVSVNIIHKGVGQISESDVLLASASDAIILGFQVRPSTSAKKLAEQEEIEIRHYSIIYDAINQIKDAIEGMLEPEFEEVITGNIQVREVFKISKVGTVAGCYVTDGYVTRKNKIRIIRDGIVIHDGEIDQLKRFKDDVAEVKAGYECGISIKGYNDIKLEDTIEGYEMREIKRKK
- a CDS encoding macro domain-containing protein, which produces MARLINHIELINRKGDITKQSDVDVIVNAANAQLRTGGGVAGAIHKAAGPDIERAAVPLGPIQPGEAVITEGFRLPNKYVIHCLGPVYGKDKPEAKFLGNCYREALKLADDYQMTSIAFPAISTGVFGYPVEEAAKVAFSSIMAIMPELKSIRKIYLVLFGDNDFRIHEEELKKINP
- a CDS encoding class I SAM-dependent methyltransferase, coding for MEASKIYTPLLFQFVQDHLFEDPAQLLLKHHQNTSLDVKEAVQQISARKKAQLKLPSWVANPNVIFPPSISLEQCSSELTAKFKSRLARGASLVDLTGGFGVDTFFLGAHFDKVLYLERQEKLAEIAAMNFSQLSENKVKYEVRSGDSIDYLRQTESSFDWIFVDPARRGGHNQKLYKLADCEPDIITHWEMMTRKASHIMVKASPMLDIKEALREIPAVSHLHVVAVKNEVKEILLIWDRDAEVGSPRVSCWNLSEELDEFFEFSYEEETLSQATFGFPEKYLVLPSAAILKAGAFKSFSQQYGLKKLHPNTHVYTSDKLIAPVQGRVFEILEEQKLDKKQIKKTFPSGKVNVLVRNHPLKPDMIKKKFKLQDGGDEYLFAVTTLDDSPKVYKCKRVG
- a CDS encoding aspartate-semialdehyde dehydrogenase; amino-acid sequence: MKLAVVGATGLVGSEILEVLAEHNFPFDELLLVASERSAGKKITFKDKEYTVIGLAQAVAEKPDVAIFSAGGDTSKEWAPKFAEAGTIVVDNSSAWRMDPTKKLVVPEINAKSLKIDDRIIANPNCSTIQMVLALAPLRERYGIKRVVVSTYQSVTGSGLKAVNQLMDEREGKDGEKAYPHKIDLNVLPHIDVFQENGYTKEEMKMINETKKIFDDQSIQVTATTVRIPVMGGHSESVNVEFKEDFDIAEVKQLLSATPGVIVEDDVANNVYPMPMNAHKRDEVFVGRLRRDESQPNTLNMWIVADNLRKGAATNAVQIAEYLVEHSLV